From one Candidatus Rhodoluna planktonica genomic stretch:
- the acs gene encoding acetate--CoA ligase: MSADHEIENLLQETRHFAPEAEFVAQAIAKPELYEQAKADRLGFWAEQAKKLHWHKPFTQVLDWSNAPFAKWFHDGELNISYNCLDRHVLAGNGDRVAIHFEGEPGDSRAITYAELTDQVKRAANVLLDLGVREGDRVAIYMPMIPEAVVAMQAVARIGAVHSVVFGGFSADSLTTRIDDAQAKLVITTDGGYRKGRALALKPAVDEALSGGKCPSVQNVLVYRRTNQDVNWVEGRDLDWTEALAAASPEHEAKGFNAEHPLFILYTSGTTGKPKGILHTTGGYLTQTTYTHKNVFDLHPEKDVYWCTADVGWITGHSYVVYGPLSNGATQVIYEGTPETPDWGRWWSIVEKYKVSILYTAPTAIRSFMKLGSSIPKQHDLSSIRVLGSVGEPINPEAWMWYRDVIGSGKAPIVDTWWQTETGAIMISPLPGITTLKPGSAQHALPGIEIKILDEAGTELGLEHAGLLVITEPWPSMLRGIWGDPDRYKETYWSRFEGKYFAGDGAKFDEEGNIWLLGRVDDVMNVSGHRLSTAEIESALVSHPFVAEAAVVGAKDETTGQAVVAFVILRQSQLEAAGSDADVSKILRDHVAKEIGPIAKPRQIMVVAELPKTRSGKIMRRLLRDVAEDRPIGDVTTLTDTSVMDIISGKIAGGAND, encoded by the coding sequence ATGTCAGCCGATCACGAGATCGAAAACCTACTTCAAGAGACCCGACACTTTGCACCGGAAGCAGAGTTCGTGGCTCAAGCAATTGCCAAGCCAGAACTTTACGAGCAGGCGAAAGCCGACCGTTTGGGCTTCTGGGCCGAGCAGGCCAAGAAGCTGCACTGGCACAAGCCCTTCACCCAGGTGCTTGATTGGTCAAACGCACCATTTGCCAAATGGTTCCACGATGGCGAACTGAACATCTCTTACAACTGCCTTGACCGGCACGTGCTTGCCGGCAATGGCGATCGCGTAGCCATCCATTTTGAGGGCGAACCCGGCGACAGCCGAGCAATTACCTACGCCGAACTCACCGATCAGGTCAAACGGGCGGCAAATGTGCTGCTTGATCTGGGCGTTCGAGAGGGCGACCGCGTTGCAATTTACATGCCGATGATTCCAGAAGCAGTTGTGGCTATGCAGGCCGTGGCTCGTATTGGTGCAGTGCACTCCGTTGTTTTCGGTGGCTTTAGCGCCGACTCACTAACCACCCGCATCGATGATGCCCAGGCCAAATTGGTTATCACCACCGATGGTGGCTACCGCAAAGGTCGCGCACTTGCGCTAAAGCCCGCTGTCGACGAGGCGCTATCGGGCGGTAAATGCCCAAGTGTGCAAAATGTTTTGGTCTATCGCCGAACCAACCAGGATGTGAATTGGGTAGAAGGCCGTGACCTTGACTGGACCGAAGCACTAGCCGCAGCAAGCCCAGAGCACGAGGCTAAAGGTTTCAACGCCGAACACCCGCTGTTCATTCTTTACACCTCAGGAACAACCGGTAAGCCAAAAGGTATTTTGCACACCACCGGCGGTTACCTAACTCAAACCACCTACACCCACAAGAATGTCTTCGATCTGCACCCAGAAAAAGATGTCTACTGGTGCACGGCCGATGTCGGCTGGATTACCGGTCACAGCTATGTCGTTTACGGGCCGCTATCCAATGGTGCTACCCAGGTTATTTACGAGGGAACCCCAGAAACTCCAGACTGGGGCCGCTGGTGGAGCATCGTAGAAAAATACAAGGTTTCGATTCTCTACACCGCTCCGACCGCGATTCGCAGCTTCATGAAGTTAGGGTCTTCGATTCCGAAGCAGCACGACCTAAGCAGCATTCGGGTACTGGGTTCGGTTGGCGAGCCAATCAACCCTGAAGCGTGGATGTGGTACCGCGATGTGATCGGTTCCGGTAAGGCACCGATTGTCGACACCTGGTGGCAAACTGAAACCGGTGCAATCATGATTTCGCCGCTACCGGGCATCACCACGCTAAAGCCCGGTTCGGCTCAGCACGCACTGCCCGGCATCGAAATCAAAATCTTGGATGAGGCTGGCACCGAACTTGGCCTAGAGCATGCCGGACTTTTGGTCATCACCGAACCATGGCCTTCGATGCTGCGCGGCATTTGGGGCGACCCAGATCGCTACAAAGAAACTTACTGGTCGCGTTTTGAGGGCAAGTACTTTGCGGGCGACGGTGCCAAGTTTGATGAAGAGGGCAACATATGGTTGCTTGGTCGAGTCGACGACGTGATGAATGTTTCTGGTCACCGACTTTCAACCGCTGAAATCGAATCTGCGCTAGTTTCACACCCGTTTGTGGCGGAAGCAGCTGTAGTTGGTGCCAAAGATGAAACTACCGGTCAGGCAGTTGTTGCGTTTGTGATCTTGCGTCAGAGCCAGCTCGAAGCAGCCGGAAGTGACGCAGACGTCAGCAAGATTTTGCGTGACCACGTAGCCAAAGAGATTGGTCCAATCGCAAAGCCGCGCCAGATTATGGTTGTGGCCGAACTGCCAAAGACTCGTTCGGGCAAAATCATGCGACGCCTGCTTCGCGATGTTGCTGAAGACCGACCAATTGGCGACGTGACCACACTGACCGACACCTCGGTGATGGACATCATCTCAGGCAAAATTGCCGGTGGCGCTAACGACTAG
- a CDS encoding CpaF family protein, which produces MLYVLESKLGDLLRQPGVTDLLVNSHREIYLGRSTRPLEKVDSPFESESELAQLAQSWAAGSGKNLDQAHPFADIIAEKFRIHAVLGSACSSSTRLSIRVHAERQFALDELVSLGSLTAEQATFLRAIVKRRESFLISGATGSGKTTLLRAMLMEATSDRILALEDNSELQIQSGHFVSLTTRTANVEDKGAIGLDRLLHEALRMRPDRLVIGEVRSGELLTLLSALNTGHQGAGATIHANSLSALPARLEAIAALAKLPIDQLGRLVSSAFAWCIQLENHQIVEIGKFGDTELAVQSVWP; this is translated from the coding sequence ATGCTTTATGTGCTTGAATCCAAATTGGGTGATTTACTTCGCCAGCCCGGGGTAACCGATCTGTTGGTCAACTCACATCGTGAAATTTATCTGGGTCGGTCAACGCGCCCACTCGAAAAAGTTGACAGCCCGTTTGAGTCAGAGTCTGAACTTGCCCAGCTGGCACAATCCTGGGCAGCCGGTTCAGGCAAAAATCTCGATCAGGCCCACCCCTTTGCAGACATAATTGCCGAAAAGTTTCGCATCCACGCGGTGCTTGGCTCGGCCTGCAGCAGCAGCACCAGGCTTTCAATTCGCGTTCACGCCGAACGGCAATTTGCCCTAGACGAGTTAGTTTCTTTGGGCTCTCTCACCGCCGAACAGGCAACTTTTCTCCGTGCCATTGTCAAACGCCGAGAATCATTTCTGATTAGCGGGGCAACTGGTTCAGGCAAAACCACGCTGTTGCGGGCAATGCTGATGGAGGCGACATCAGATCGAATTTTGGCGTTAGAAGACAACTCTGAATTACAAATTCAAAGTGGGCATTTTGTTTCACTAACCACAAGAACTGCCAATGTTGAAGATAAGGGCGCCATTGGTCTTGACCGGTTGCTCCACGAAGCCCTACGAATGAGGCCCGACCGGCTAGTCATCGGCGAGGTTCGTTCGGGCGAGCTGCTAACTTTGCTCTCTGCTCTCAATACCGGCCACCAAGGCGCGGGTGCAACCATCCACGCAAATTCGCTTAGTGCATTGCCGGCCCGGCTAGAGGCCATCGCGGCGCTGGCGAAGTTACCCATTGACCAGCTAGGTCGGTTAGTGTCCAGTGCATTTGCTTGGTGCATTCAGCTGGAAAATCACCAAATAGTTGAAATTGGCAAATTTGGCGACACCGAATTGGCGGTTCAAAGTGTCTGGCCCTGA
- a CDS encoding DUF4244 domain-containing protein, which translates to MKILKDETGAATAEYAIATIAAIGFAGLLVLILRSDEMKSILFDLIRGALDSFIPDSAAAIEE; encoded by the coding sequence ATGAAGATACTGAAAGATGAAACCGGAGCCGCGACAGCCGAGTACGCCATCGCGACGATTGCTGCAATTGGGTTTGCTGGGTTACTGGTGCTTATTTTGCGCAGTGATGAAATGAAGTCGATTCTCTTCGACCTAATTCGAGGTGCACTTGATTCATTTATCCCAGACTCTGCGGCTGCAATTGAAGAGTGA
- a CDS encoding TadE/TadG family type IV pilus assembly protein has product MKSDERGSVTAEVALLTPAVLGLIALMLGLLAFQAQRVELIANSTAAARALARGEDRQSVENWLAEASKFAKPDFTLDAEQSCVELQIASNLLGGELWAITERSCARNLGW; this is encoded by the coding sequence TTGAAGAGTGACGAACGAGGTTCGGTTACCGCAGAAGTAGCGTTGCTAACACCGGCAGTTTTAGGCCTAATTGCACTGATGCTTGGGCTGCTGGCCTTCCAAGCTCAGCGGGTAGAACTAATCGCCAATTCAACAGCAGCTGCTCGCGCACTCGCTCGAGGTGAAGATCGGCAATCGGTCGAAAACTGGCTTGCTGAAGCGTCTAAATTTGCCAAGCCAGATTTCACTCTCGACGCTGAGCAATCCTGCGTTGAACTTCAAATAGCCAGCAACCTGCTCGGGGGTGAACTTTGGGCAATAACCGAAAGGTCTTGTGCCAGAAATCTTGGTTGGTGA
- a CDS encoding Rv3654c family TadE-like protein, whose protein sequence is MNEQGSGTILSIGLILMLSLGFLISLTKAELLSSQVRIQQLVDQIALDASHAQRGIISGFPCELANQVAKANLAKIELCEVTENTVRLELHAEHVGIVLRARALAGF, encoded by the coding sequence GTGAACGAGCAGGGTAGCGGCACTATTTTGTCAATCGGCCTAATCCTGATGCTCAGCTTGGGTTTCCTCATTTCGCTGACCAAAGCTGAACTTCTAAGTTCGCAGGTTCGCATCCAGCAACTTGTTGATCAAATCGCACTAGACGCTTCACACGCTCAACGTGGCATCATCTCGGGCTTTCCCTGCGAGTTAGCGAATCAAGTCGCAAAGGCAAATCTTGCCAAGATTGAGTTGTGTGAGGTAACCGAAAATACGGTTCGGCTTGAATTGCATGCAGAGCATGTGGGTATAGTTCTAAGGGCTAGGGCTCTCGCGGGTTTCTAG
- the topA gene encoding type I DNA topoisomerase, translating into MANGQKLVIVESPAKAKTIAKYLGDEFTVLASIGHIRDLVDPKDLPADKKKGSLAKFSIDIENDFEPFYAISPGKSKTVTDLKKALSAADELYLATDEDREGEAIAWHLLQVLKPKVPVKRMVFHEITKEAIQEALQHTRSVDDNLVQAQETRRVVDRLYGYEISPVLWRKINRGLSAGRVQSPATRLVVERERERMAFVSSAYHDVEATFDSAVAGEPQFVAKLQTVGSKRIATGQSFDDRGQLTADVLQLSAADAQALAEAVTDSAAKIEVVSVESKPSTRRPAAPFTTSTLQQEASRKLRMSAKQTMDTAQQLYQEGHITYMRTDSPTLSSQAVNAARKQAAEMFGAELVAAAPRVYTGKSKNAQEAHEAIRPAGEVFKKPSELASILSGRSLDLYDLIWKRTIASQMEDAKVSTTTAKIKVSPVPMAESAEFTASGTVVTFRGFMAAYEESQDETRDDEKENESKLPNLQVGQKLTAVNVEAKDHQTSPPPRYTEASLVKALEEDGIGRPSTYAAILSTIINKGYVSKRGQALVPEWIAFTVTRFLEENFGNLVDYAFTAQMEEDLDLIAAGKLDRSEWLKGFYFGESEATGLRNTVENLGDSDPRAINSIRITDAITLRTGKYGPYLEVMVEPGSEGADENGRRIVNIPDGLAPDELNEQKAIELINAPIITDRVLGVDPNTGFDILFKDGRYGPYVTLDDPKAAKPKTASLFKTMSPETLTLEDAVKLLSLPRVIGQDPETGLDITAQNGKFGPYLSKGKDSRSLATEDEIFTLDLPQALEIFAQPKYGGRRTAATPLKEFGEDPASGLNVVAKTGQFGLYVTDGAVNATVPKDMNLEEMTGEEAFELLAIRREKLGLEPGQAPAKSGKAAKKPTTTRTVKRGATRKSK; encoded by the coding sequence TTGGCTAACGGGCAAAAGCTGGTAATCGTAGAGTCACCGGCTAAGGCAAAGACGATTGCCAAGTATCTGGGTGATGAATTCACAGTGCTAGCGTCGATTGGTCACATCCGCGATTTGGTCGACCCCAAAGATTTGCCCGCCGACAAGAAAAAAGGCTCTCTGGCAAAATTCTCCATCGACATCGAAAACGATTTTGAGCCCTTCTATGCGATTTCACCCGGAAAAAGTAAAACGGTAACCGACCTAAAAAAAGCTTTGTCGGCTGCGGATGAGCTATACCTCGCAACCGATGAAGACCGCGAGGGAGAAGCAATCGCCTGGCATCTACTGCAGGTTCTAAAACCAAAAGTTCCAGTCAAGCGCATGGTCTTCCACGAAATCACCAAAGAAGCAATCCAAGAGGCGTTGCAGCACACTCGATCGGTTGACGACAATCTGGTCCAGGCTCAAGAAACTCGTCGCGTTGTCGATCGTCTGTACGGTTACGAGATTTCACCGGTACTGTGGCGCAAAATAAATCGCGGTCTAAGTGCAGGTCGTGTGCAGTCACCGGCAACTCGTCTAGTGGTCGAGCGTGAACGCGAGCGTATGGCTTTTGTTTCATCCGCCTACCATGATGTGGAAGCCACCTTCGATTCTGCGGTTGCTGGCGAACCACAATTTGTTGCCAAATTGCAGACTGTTGGCTCAAAAAGAATTGCCACCGGGCAAAGCTTTGACGATCGCGGTCAACTCACGGCCGATGTACTTCAGTTGAGTGCCGCCGATGCCCAGGCGCTCGCCGAAGCGGTTACCGATTCGGCCGCGAAAATCGAGGTTGTCTCGGTCGAATCAAAACCAAGCACCAGAAGGCCTGCTGCGCCATTCACCACATCCACTTTGCAGCAGGAGGCTTCTCGAAAGCTTCGCATGTCGGCGAAGCAAACCATGGATACTGCTCAGCAGTTATACCAAGAGGGTCACATCACCTATATGCGAACCGACTCGCCAACGCTGTCCTCGCAGGCAGTAAATGCGGCAAGAAAACAGGCTGCTGAGATGTTTGGGGCAGAGTTAGTTGCAGCTGCGCCGAGGGTTTACACCGGAAAATCGAAGAATGCCCAAGAGGCACACGAGGCTATTCGTCCAGCAGGTGAGGTTTTCAAGAAACCTTCTGAACTTGCCTCAATTTTAAGCGGCCGCTCGCTTGACCTTTACGACCTCATCTGGAAGCGCACAATTGCCTCTCAAATGGAAGACGCCAAGGTTTCTACAACAACGGCCAAAATCAAGGTTTCTCCGGTGCCGATGGCTGAATCGGCAGAATTCACTGCGTCGGGAACCGTTGTTACTTTCCGCGGTTTCATGGCGGCTTATGAAGAAAGCCAAGATGAGACTCGCGATGATGAAAAAGAAAATGAGTCGAAACTACCAAATCTTCAGGTTGGCCAGAAACTAACCGCAGTCAACGTCGAGGCGAAAGATCACCAGACCTCGCCTCCGCCGCGTTACACCGAGGCATCCTTGGTTAAGGCACTAGAAGAAGACGGTATCGGCCGACCTTCAACCTATGCGGCGATTTTGTCGACCATCATCAACAAAGGGTACGTGTCAAAACGCGGCCAGGCACTGGTGCCCGAGTGGATTGCCTTCACCGTAACTAGGTTCCTTGAAGAAAACTTCGGTAACTTGGTCGATTACGCATTCACCGCGCAGATGGAAGAAGACCTAGACCTAATTGCTGCTGGCAAGTTAGACCGCAGCGAATGGCTAAAAGGTTTTTACTTCGGTGAATCTGAAGCTACCGGTCTCAGAAATACAGTTGAAAATCTTGGCGACAGTGATCCGCGAGCTATCAACTCAATTCGCATCACCGATGCCATCACCTTACGCACGGGTAAATACGGTCCATATCTTGAGGTCATGGTTGAGCCAGGCAGCGAGGGCGCCGACGAGAATGGGCGTCGAATCGTAAACATTCCAGACGGCTTGGCGCCTGATGAGTTGAATGAGCAAAAAGCAATCGAACTTATCAATGCTCCAATAATCACCGACCGCGTTCTCGGGGTTGACCCCAACACCGGTTTCGACATCCTGTTTAAAGACGGTCGCTATGGGCCTTACGTAACCCTGGATGATCCGAAAGCCGCTAAGCCAAAAACGGCATCACTTTTCAAAACGATGAGTCCTGAAACCCTCACGCTAGAAGACGCGGTCAAGCTTTTGTCTCTTCCGAGGGTCATCGGCCAAGATCCAGAAACCGGCCTAGACATCACAGCGCAGAATGGAAAGTTCGGGCCTTACCTCAGTAAAGGCAAAGACTCTCGTTCATTAGCCACCGAGGATGAAATTTTCACTCTTGATTTGCCTCAGGCGCTAGAAATTTTTGCTCAACCAAAATATGGTGGCCGACGCACTGCCGCAACGCCTCTGAAAGAATTCGGTGAAGACCCTGCTTCGGGACTAAACGTGGTTGCCAAAACTGGGCAATTCGGTCTCTACGTAACCGACGGAGCTGTAAACGCTACCGTGCCCAAAGATATGAACCTTGAAGAAATGACGGGCGAAGAAGCCTTCGAATTGCTTGCGATTCGTCGCGAGAAACTGGGTCTTGAGCCTGGTCAAGCCCCGGCCAAATCGGGCAAAGCAGCCAAGAAACCAACCACCACGCGAACTGTGAAGCGCGGGGCAACTCGAAAGAGCAAGTAA
- the tmk gene encoding dTMP kinase, whose translation MAGLFISFEGIDGVGKSTQADRLGEWLTSKGKEVLRTLEPGGTDLGQEIRNILLHRKGDVAPRAEALLYAADRAHHVATKIRPALNAGKTVITDRYLDSSVAYQGAGRALDANLVRDLSLFAVENLLPNLTVLLDLDAAAALERRSKTGTEPDRLEREKLEFFEAVRDQYLKLAAAEPNRWLVVDARLDVDEIAQIIRDRVSTLLV comes from the coding sequence TTGGCCGGTTTATTTATTTCGTTCGAAGGAATCGACGGCGTTGGGAAATCTACCCAAGCCGATCGGCTTGGTGAGTGGCTGACTTCCAAAGGTAAAGAAGTGCTTCGCACTTTGGAACCTGGGGGAACCGATCTAGGACAAGAGATCCGCAACATTTTGCTGCACCGCAAGGGTGACGTAGCTCCTCGTGCCGAGGCTCTGCTCTACGCTGCCGATAGGGCCCATCACGTTGCAACCAAGATTCGCCCCGCGCTCAACGCGGGCAAGACCGTGATCACCGATCGTTACCTTGATTCTTCGGTTGCGTACCAGGGCGCCGGCCGGGCGCTAGATGCAAATCTGGTGCGGGATCTTTCACTTTTTGCGGTTGAGAATCTGCTGCCAAACCTTACCGTGCTGCTTGATCTCGACGCAGCAGCGGCGCTTGAGCGACGATCAAAAACGGGCACCGAGCCAGATCGACTTGAGCGCGAAAAGCTTGAATTTTTTGAAGCGGTGCGCGACCAATATTTGAAATTGGCAGCCGCTGAACCTAATCGATGGTTGGTGGTCGATGCCCGACTCGATGTTGATGAAATAGCTCAAATTATTCGCGACCGCGTTTCGACCCTTTTGGTCTAG
- a CDS encoding DNA polymerase III subunit delta', with amino-acid sequence MSDAKIWSELPGQPEAVAQLALAVRHRDEGLHHAWLITGPPGSGRSNLAHIFAAALLCPDGGCSVCKSCTMAKAGSHPDITSLVTEKVQITIDEVRKMVADSQFGGSLGKFRVMIIEDADRMQERSSNVLLKALEEPPAGTVWLLCAPSEADMLPTIRSRVRRVGLKVPAVETVAALLEGEGIEPKLARQAAEESQSHIGMARRLANSSDARSRRRETLMIAASINSISAAMIAAERWLDVAKKDADALTQERDAEEKQAMMRSLGLGPEDTIPNNLRTDFKNLEEAQKRRATRSLRDGLDRILVDLLSLYRDVLSVQLAAATPLINRDLEKTIAEIANTTTPAQTISVIDSIAKTRHLIEANVRDLLALEGLAVAMRRKS; translated from the coding sequence ATGTCCGACGCAAAGATTTGGTCAGAGTTGCCCGGTCAACCAGAGGCGGTAGCTCAACTGGCACTGGCTGTTCGGCACCGCGATGAGGGCTTGCATCACGCCTGGCTGATCACAGGGCCGCCGGGATCAGGCCGTTCAAACCTGGCTCACATTTTTGCTGCTGCTTTACTTTGCCCTGATGGTGGTTGTTCAGTCTGCAAGAGTTGCACTATGGCCAAGGCCGGCTCGCACCCTGACATAACCTCGCTGGTCACCGAAAAGGTTCAAATAACCATCGACGAAGTTCGAAAAATGGTGGCCGATTCACAATTCGGTGGCTCGCTCGGAAAATTTAGAGTGATGATCATCGAAGATGCCGACCGAATGCAGGAACGTTCTTCGAATGTTTTGCTGAAGGCTCTCGAAGAGCCGCCAGCGGGAACAGTATGGCTGCTCTGCGCACCGTCTGAAGCTGATATGTTGCCCACCATTCGGTCGCGAGTGCGTCGCGTCGGCCTTAAAGTTCCGGCTGTAGAAACCGTTGCGGCCCTGCTCGAGGGCGAGGGAATTGAGCCTAAATTAGCCAGGCAGGCAGCCGAAGAATCGCAGAGCCATATCGGTATGGCGCGCCGCTTGGCAAACAGTTCCGACGCCAGATCTCGGCGTCGCGAGACCCTGATGATTGCCGCCTCGATCAATTCAATTTCGGCGGCGATGATTGCTGCCGAGCGCTGGCTTGATGTAGCTAAAAAAGATGCCGATGCGCTGACTCAAGAACGCGACGCCGAAGAGAAACAGGCGATGATGCGTTCGCTTGGTTTGGGGCCCGAAGACACCATCCCGAATAATTTGAGAACCGATTTCAAAAATCTTGAAGAAGCGCAGAAACGCCGGGCTACGCGTTCGCTGCGCGATGGTTTAGACCGAATTCTGGTTGATCTGCTATCGCTGTATCGAGATGTGCTCAGTGTGCAGCTCGCGGCAGCAACACCGCTAATTAATCGCGATCTTGAAAAAACCATCGCCGAGATCGCCAACACCACCACGCCAGCGCAGACAATTAGCGTCATTGATTCAATCGCTAAAACCCGACACCTCATTGAAGCCAACGTTCGCGATCTTTTAGCCCTCGAGGGCCTGGCTGTTGCGATGCGCAGAAAGAGCTAG